The Oceanicaulis sp. nucleotide sequence CCGCGAGATCGACCGAGCCGTCTTCAGCCGGGAAGCGATAGTCCGCCGCCGATCCGCCCTCGCGCCGGTATTCGGGGTTGGACAGATCAGCGTGCACGAAGTCGATCGCCGCCGCGCCGCTTACATGCCGGCGGGCGAAGTCGAGCGCGCGGGGGGCGATGTCGAAGCCGATATAGCGGCCTTCTTCAGACAGGTAGGCGCAAAGCGGGAAAGCCAGCCGGCCCGCGCCGCAGCCCATGTCCAGCACGGTCTCGTCAGGGCTCAGCCCCGTCGCCTCGCGGATCGCGTGAAACAGCGTCTCGCCGGTGCGGTGGAAATCGCCGCCGCCGTTATTGTGGATCACGCGCCAGGGCGCCGGCCGGCGGCTTTTCAACCGTCCGGGCAGATCCTTGAGGTCGCTCGCCGCGTTCCAGATGAAACGCACGAAGGGCCTGGGCAGAGCGCGGCGCACAGCGCGCCTCAAACGTCGGGCTGTCATGGTCGGCGAGACGCTCCGCAGGGGCCGGCCGGGCTTGTAAATCAGTAACGAAACCTGCCTATAGGCTCGTACGCGCAGCCGCAATCATCCCGGAGACCTCCGATGCAGCTCTTCCTCGACACCGCCGAGACCAGCGAGATCGCCGACCGGCTCGGATCGGGCCTGGTCGACGGGGTGACCACCAATCCCTCTCTGATCGCCAAGTCCGGCGCGGACGTGTTCGAGCGCGTGGCCGCGATCTGCGAGCTGATCGACGGCCCTGTGAGCGCCGAGGTCGTCGCCACAGACACCGAGACCATGCTGGCCGAGGGCCGCAAGCTGGCCGATCTCGCTCCGAACGTCGTGGTCAAGCTGCCCCTCACCGAAGCCGGGCTCGCCGCCTGCCACGCCTTCGCAAGGGACGGGATCCAGACCAACGTCACCCTGTGCTTCTCGGCCAATCAGGCCCTGCTCGCGGCCAAGGCGGGGGCGAGCTACATCTCGCCCTTCGTGGG carries:
- a CDS encoding class I SAM-dependent methyltransferase, which translates into the protein MTARRLRRAVRRALPRPFVRFIWNAASDLKDLPGRLKSRRPAPWRVIHNNGGGDFHRTGETLFHAIREATGLSPDETVLDMGCGAGRLAFPLCAYLSEEGRYIGFDIAPRALDFARRHVSGAAAIDFVHADLSNPEYRREGGSAADYRFPAEDGSVDLAVATSLFTHLDAKTAKGYLAETGRVLRPGGRAYLTVFEIDAEGRQALHAGVARLGFVQLGGPAWSTDPAAPEAAMGFETEALNGWIEAAGLVRERTVARGDWRDAAPSGQLQDHLIVRKPG
- the fsa gene encoding fructose-6-phosphate aldolase: MQLFLDTAETSEIADRLGSGLVDGVTTNPSLIAKSGADVFERVAAICELIDGPVSAEVVATDTETMLAEGRKLADLAPNVVVKLPLTEAGLAACHAFARDGIQTNVTLCFSANQALLAAKAGASYISPFVGRVEDAGGDGIGLLQAIRAIYDQYGYETEILAASLRSPAHVEAAALVGCDAATIPAKVFDQLYKHPQTDTGLSAFLSDWKKATGRDSLG